The following are from one region of the ANME-2 cluster archaeon genome:
- a CDS encoding ATP-binding protein — protein sequence MKSAGLLDIERSGVTEKQYILGRHKEKTSQGLLKVGKYLAIDGSTGSDVYIDCIRPHAVLICGKRGYGKSYTMGTLIEELASQLPPVCENIASVVIDSMGIFWTMAHANKKEADELSRWGLEPKELDIRLFVPGRMTKEYADMGVNITHLTISVSDLTGSDWCRLFDISPVHPVGVLITRIVQELKNNSGKFSLDDISGQVNADIYTDNDTKNAANNFISAAGGWGIFELDGIYIDDLVSPGLTAVIDISSLPDEAIRSMVVGILARRISQERIPARRQYEINRINDADVATMPMVWMFIDEAHLFVPANGGSLARDVLVNDWLRQGRQPGLSLVLATQRPSALHPDVLSQSDIIMCHRLTSHEDITALEKVRPTYMRQSIADSIRKMGEEKGVAFIVDDTSEASHVVKMRPRLTWHGGDEPSSLGHNG from the coding sequence ATGAAAAGTGCAGGATTATTGGATATTGAGCGAAGCGGAGTAACTGAGAAGCAGTATATCCTGGGCAGGCATAAAGAGAAGACTTCCCAGGGTCTGCTAAAGGTAGGGAAGTATCTTGCCATTGACGGGTCAACAGGCTCTGATGTATATATAGACTGCATCAGACCCCATGCTGTGCTGATATGTGGCAAAAGGGGGTATGGCAAGTCGTACACAATGGGAACCCTTATTGAGGAACTAGCCAGTCAGCTGCCGCCGGTATGCGAAAATATAGCATCTGTTGTGATTGACAGCATGGGCATCTTCTGGACCATGGCACATGCGAATAAAAAAGAAGCAGATGAACTTTCTAGGTGGGGGCTTGAACCGAAGGAACTGGATATCCGGTTATTTGTTCCCGGAAGAATGACAAAAGAATATGCTGATATGGGGGTCAATATCACCCACCTTACTATTTCGGTAAGTGACCTGACCGGTTCTGACTGGTGCAGGCTGTTCGATATCAGTCCGGTACATCCTGTAGGTGTACTTATCACCAGGATAGTGCAGGAGTTGAAGAATAATTCCGGGAAGTTCTCACTTGATGATATTTCAGGTCAGGTCAATGCTGATATTTATACTGATAATGATACCAAGAACGCAGCTAATAATTTCATTAGTGCGGCTGGTGGATGGGGTATTTTTGAACTGGACGGGATATATATTGATGATCTCGTATCCCCTGGCTTAACTGCCGTTATTGATATTAGCAGCCTGCCAGATGAGGCGATACGTTCGATGGTGGTGGGCATTCTTGCCAGGAGGATATCACAGGAGCGTATCCCGGCACGGCGGCAGTATGAGATCAACAGGATAAATGATGCGGATGTAGCTACCATGCCAATGGTCTGGATGTTCATAGATGAAGCCCACCTGTTCGTGCCTGCAAATGGCGGCAGTCTTGCAAGGGATGTACTGGTAAATGATTGGCTCAGGCAGGGGAGGCAGCCTGGACTGTCCCTGGTACTGGCTACCCAGAGACCCTCGGCACTGCATCCTGATGTGCTCAGCCAGAGCGATATTATAATGTGCCACCGCCTGACATCTCATGAGGATATCACGGCACTTGAGAAGGTACGGCCCACTTATATGAGGCAGAGCATTGCAGATTCGATCCGCAAAATGGGAGAGGAGAAGGGTGTGGCATTCATTGTGGATGATACTTCAGAAGCATCGCATGTAGTAAAGATGCGTCCGAGGTTAACATGGCATGGCGGGGATGAGCCAAGCTCGCTGGGACATAATGGTTAA
- a CDS encoding DUF2283 domain-containing protein, producing the protein MKVIYDPNTDILTLILREMSIEESEEISEGVIIDYGKDNKIVSIEMLDASENISEPQSFMYEIKRSKVTA; encoded by the coding sequence ATGAAAGTAATCTACGACCCGAATACTGATATTCTGACCTTGATACTCAGGGAAATGTCCATTGAAGAAAGTGAAGAGATCAGTGAGGGGGTAATAATCGATTATGGGAAAGATAATAAGATTGTGTCTATTGAGATGCTTGATGCATCTGAAAATATATCTGAACCGCAATCTTTCATGTATGAGATCAAAAGAAGTAAAGTAACTGCATAA
- a CDS encoding lysine--tRNA ligase, with amino-acid sequence MAETIHWADVVAKEALEKSSRHIVASGITPSGNIHIGNMREVLTADAVYRALQDAGGDATLIYIADTYDPLRKVYPFLDDSYEEHVGKPLSEIPCPCTDHSSYAEHFLEPFIDSMEKLGIHPVIHHADKLYKEGAFVDAIKTALVKRDEIARILEEVSSRNLEPGWNPFNPICNDCGRLTTTKVTGSDPDAETVDYSCSCGSTGTVSMRGGGKLTWRVDWPARWPILGVTIEPFGKDHASAGGSYDTGKRISAEIYDYPAPHPIVYEWIMLKGKGAMSSSTGVTVSISDMLEILPPEVLRYLIIRSKPEKHIEFDPGLPLLNLIDEYDNLDESLDMRAYQLSQAGGDRSVKIPFRHMVTAIQIADHSFDYLLTVLERGGYDVTDVEKVRHRAGNADKWLESFAPPMVKFSIQKTLPPEVRNFNTQQRQVMKILSERMPGYEDGQAIHDGIYNIAREVDMNPKKLFQTIYQALLGTKSGPRLGYFLVSMDRDFVVERFRAASG; translated from the coding sequence ATGGCAGAAACTATACACTGGGCAGATGTAGTAGCAAAAGAAGCACTTGAAAAGAGCAGCAGGCATATCGTTGCTTCGGGCATAACACCTTCGGGCAATATCCATATAGGCAACATGCGTGAAGTACTGACAGCCGATGCGGTCTACCGCGCTTTGCAGGATGCAGGGGGCGACGCCACCCTGATATACATCGCTGATACGTATGACCCGCTGCGTAAGGTCTATCCGTTCCTTGATGACAGTTATGAAGAGCATGTAGGCAAACCCCTGTCCGAAATACCATGCCCCTGCACCGACCACTCCAGCTATGCCGAACACTTCCTTGAACCTTTTATTGATTCCATGGAAAAACTGGGCATCCATCCCGTGATCCACCATGCTGATAAGCTCTACAAGGAAGGGGCATTTGTGGACGCTATTAAGACAGCATTGGTAAAGAGGGACGAGATCGCCAGAATTCTGGAAGAGGTATCGAGCCGCAACCTGGAACCTGGCTGGAACCCGTTCAACCCCATCTGCAATGACTGCGGCAGGTTGACCACTACAAAGGTCACAGGCTCTGACCCTGATGCCGAAACCGTGGACTATTCCTGTTCTTGCGGCTCAACCGGCACCGTATCCATGCGGGGTGGCGGCAAGCTCACATGGAGGGTGGACTGGCCGGCACGGTGGCCCATCCTGGGTGTTACCATCGAACCGTTCGGCAAAGACCATGCCTCAGCAGGGGGCTCATACGATACCGGGAAGCGGATATCTGCCGAAATTTACGATTACCCTGCACCCCACCCCATTGTCTATGAATGGATAATGCTCAAGGGCAAGGGTGCCATGTCATCTTCCACAGGGGTTACGGTATCCATCAGCGATATGCTGGAAATCTTGCCTCCTGAGGTGCTGAGGTACCTGATCATCAGGAGCAAGCCTGAAAAGCACATCGAGTTCGACCCGGGGCTGCCGTTGTTGAACCTTATTGACGAATACGACAACCTGGATGAGAGCCTGGATATGAGGGCTTACCAGTTATCCCAGGCCGGCGGGGACAGGAGTGTAAAAATACCTTTCAGGCATATGGTCACTGCAATCCAGATCGCTGACCACAGTTTCGATTACCTACTGACTGTACTGGAGCGGGGCGGGTATGATGTAACCGATGTGGAGAAGGTACGGCATCGGGCCGGTAATGCTGATAAATGGCTGGAATCTTTTGCACCTCCCATGGTGAAGTTCAGTATACAAAAGACCCTGCCGCCGGAAGTCAGGAATTTCAATACCCAGCAAAGGCAGGTTATGAAAATATTGTCAGAACGCATGCCCGGATACGAGGACGGGCAGGCCATCCATGATGGAATATATAATATTGCCAGGGAAGTGGACATGAACCCGAAGAAACTGTTCCAGACCATCTACCAGGCACTGCTTGGTACCAAGAGCGGCCCACGGCTGGGGTACTTCCTGGTATCCATGGACAGGGACTTTGTGGTTGAGAGGTTCAGGGCGGCATCGGGATAA
- a CDS encoding thermosome subunit, with protein MAAQLGGQPVFILRQGTERSRGKEAQNSNIMAARAVANAVRTTLGPKGMDKMMVDSMGDIVITNDGAQILREMDIEHPAAKMLVEVAKTQDDEVGDGTTTAAVLAGELLKNAEDLLNQEVHPTIIAAGYRMASDQAKKILEGMVREVSEDDEELLLKIAGTAITGKGAENAREKLSNLAVVAVRSVVETIDGKKSVDREDIKLETKTGASVEESELIKGMIVNKSRVHENMPKRIENARILLLNAQVEIQKTEMDAEINITSPDQLQLFLDQEEKMLKAKVDKIAKSGANVLFCQKGIDDIAQHYLAKEGIFGIRRFLKSDFEKMARATGATIVNNINEISESDLGFAGLVEERKMGGEDTTFVTKCKNPKSVSVILRGSTEHVVNNVETAFEDATRVVGVVIEDGKLVAGGGSPEVEVALRLKEYAATLKGREQLAVTAFAEALEVIPRTLAENGGLDPIDKLVELRSEHEKGVKTAGLNVITGEVTDMWEEGVVEPLRVKTQALNSATESATMILRIDDVIASSGTGGMGEGMPPGGMPPGGMPDMDFDM; from the coding sequence ATGGCAGCACAATTAGGAGGACAGCCAGTATTTATCCTTCGCCAGGGGACAGAACGTTCCAGGGGTAAGGAAGCACAGAATAGTAATATCATGGCGGCCAGGGCAGTGGCCAATGCCGTTCGTACCACACTTGGTCCCAAAGGCATGGACAAGATGATGGTGGATTCAATGGGCGACATTGTAATTACCAATGACGGTGCCCAGATTTTACGGGAAATGGATATAGAACATCCCGCAGCCAAGATGCTGGTAGAAGTAGCCAAGACCCAGGACGATGAAGTAGGCGACGGCACCACTACAGCGGCAGTACTGGCAGGTGAACTGCTGAAAAATGCAGAGGACCTGCTCAACCAGGAGGTTCATCCCACTATCATCGCAGCAGGGTACAGAATGGCCTCAGATCAGGCAAAAAAGATCCTGGAAGGAATGGTAAGGGAAGTATCGGAAGACGATGAAGAACTCCTGTTAAAGATAGCAGGGACTGCCATCACTGGTAAAGGTGCAGAGAACGCCAGGGAAAAACTTTCCAACCTGGCAGTTGTTGCAGTGCGCTCTGTGGTCGAGACCATCGACGGTAAAAAGAGTGTAGACCGGGAAGACATCAAACTTGAAACGAAGACAGGTGCCAGTGTAGAGGAATCGGAACTTATCAAAGGCATGATAGTGAACAAGAGCAGGGTACATGAGAATATGCCCAAGCGTATCGAAAATGCCAGGATACTGCTGCTCAATGCACAGGTGGAGATCCAGAAGACCGAAATGGATGCAGAGATCAACATCACATCCCCGGACCAGCTGCAGTTGTTCCTTGATCAGGAAGAAAAAATGCTAAAAGCTAAGGTGGACAAGATTGCAAAAAGCGGTGCAAATGTCCTGTTCTGCCAGAAGGGTATTGATGATATAGCACAGCATTACCTGGCAAAGGAAGGGATATTTGGCATCCGAAGGTTCCTGAAAAGCGACTTTGAGAAAATGGCACGGGCAACCGGTGCCACCATTGTCAATAATATTAACGAGATATCCGAGTCCGACCTGGGATTTGCCGGCCTGGTAGAGGAACGCAAAATGGGCGGCGAGGATACTACATTTGTAACCAAGTGCAAGAACCCAAAGTCAGTGTCAGTGATCCTGAGGGGCAGTACCGAGCATGTGGTGAACAATGTGGAGACTGCCTTCGAAGACGCCACCAGGGTTGTAGGAGTGGTTATCGAGGACGGTAAACTGGTAGCTGGCGGCGGTTCACCTGAAGTGGAAGTGGCGCTTAGGTTAAAGGAATACGCAGCTACGCTCAAGGGCAGGGAGCAGCTTGCAGTGACCGCCTTTGCTGAAGCACTTGAAGTAATCCCGCGCACACTTGCCGAGAACGGCGGCCTGGACCCCATCGACAAACTGGTGGAACTGCGCAGCGAGCATGAGAAGGGCGTGAAGACTGCCGGCCTGAATGTGATTACCGGTGAAGTGACAGATATGTGGGAAGAAGGCGTGGTGGAGCCTCTTAGGGTAAAGACCCAGGCATTGAACTCTGCTACAGAGTCTGCTACAATGATCCTCAGGATCGATGATGTCATTGCATCCAGCGGTACCGGTGGCATGGGCGAGGGAATGCCACCAGGTGGAATGCCGCCAGGCGGCATGCCGGATATGGATTTTGACATGTAA
- a CDS encoding DUF2099 family protein, translated as MPHIMEILGRTKVVIKDGKVVEVGEPKVKWCPLWNKATGVENITQEAARQNIEQRIREFGMFTPDRRFDLGVFASFGISEVMMTALTRGLIDSTVTVCDGAGTVVTSSPALVQGMNAQISGLVETEPIPEVIDAIHRMDGHVLDPATARIDQAAGLEFAAKQGCSRIAVSVVDPATATLLRELEARLGIQVVLMAAHLTGICEDDARNMISQVDIITSCASGNIREQVEPLIQVGTAIPLFGLTQSGKEILIERAKEVQSPLLVNTIPLPVLPVEKQPRPLVD; from the coding sequence ATGCCGCATATCATGGAGATCCTTGGACGTACAAAGGTGGTAATAAAGGATGGCAAGGTAGTGGAGGTGGGTGAGCCGAAGGTTAAGTGGTGCCCACTTTGGAACAAGGCCACCGGTGTGGAGAATATCACCCAAGAGGCTGCCAGGCAGAATATAGAGCAGCGTATCAGGGAATTTGGCATGTTCACACCAGACCGGCGGTTTGATCTGGGTGTATTCGCCAGTTTTGGTATTTCAGAGGTGATGATGACTGCCCTTACCAGAGGCCTGATCGATTCCACGGTAACGGTATGTGACGGGGCCGGGACTGTGGTCACATCCAGTCCTGCACTTGTCCAGGGTATGAATGCCCAAATATCGGGCCTGGTGGAAACCGAGCCTATCCCTGAAGTGATAGATGCCATACACAGGATGGACGGTCATGTGCTTGACCCAGCCACTGCCAGGATAGACCAGGCCGCAGGACTGGAATTTGCAGCCAAACAGGGATGCAGCAGGATCGCAGTATCAGTGGTTGACCCTGCTACGGCCACGCTTTTGCGTGAACTTGAAGCCCGGCTTGGGATTCAGGTGGTATTAATGGCAGCCCACCTAACCGGCATATGTGAGGATGATGCCAGGAACATGATAAGCCAGGTAGATATAATCACAAGCTGCGCTTCAGGAAATATAAGGGAACAAGTGGAACCTCTCATCCAGGTGGGTACTGCCATACCCCTGTTCGGACTGACCCAATCAGGTAAAGAGATCCTGATCGAAAGAGCAAAAGAAGTACAGTCCCCACTTCTGGTAAACACCATACCCCTTCCCGTTTTGCCTGTAGAAAAACAGCCCAGGCCATTGGTTGATTAA
- a CDS encoding alpha/beta hydrolase, which translates to MRNIPEIKVNGINLYYKKRGKGNPMYVLHGGPGLDHRYFGRSLAGLESYRELYYIDFRGHGKSSKAGKKTYTLDTFTDDINALREALGHETVEILGHSMGGFVALLYALRYPRHLDTLILVDTTAKQIGIKGYYPLKAVLMYTNLKYYLQYRVKKTIDKESFAREILLKSWPIYVSDRLLPEYSDYIKSLRGVSIFFDMQQELQLFDVTGELENIHQPTLIIFGEKDPLMEGGRLLKGIRQSRFSVIPSAKHLPFLEDEKYFNMVVREFLTGKML; encoded by the coding sequence GTGAGAAACATACCAGAAATAAAAGTCAACGGGATAAACCTCTACTATAAAAAAAGAGGAAAAGGAAATCCTATGTATGTACTGCATGGAGGTCCGGGACTTGACCACAGGTACTTTGGCCGCTCACTGGCCGGACTTGAAAGTTACCGTGAATTGTATTACATAGATTTCAGGGGGCACGGCAAGTCCTCAAAAGCTGGTAAAAAAACCTATACTCTCGATACTTTTACAGATGATATAAATGCCCTGCGTGAAGCTCTCGGGCACGAGACTGTTGAGATACTGGGTCATTCCATGGGAGGTTTTGTGGCGCTGTTGTATGCACTGCGCTACCCCAGGCATCTTGATACATTGATCCTGGTAGACACAACAGCAAAACAAATCGGCATAAAAGGGTATTATCCCTTAAAAGCTGTCCTGATGTATACGAACCTGAAATACTATTTACAGTACAGGGTGAAAAAAACAATTGACAAGGAATCCTTTGCCAGGGAGATTCTACTGAAAAGCTGGCCCATATATGTTTCTGACAGATTGCTTCCTGAATATTCGGATTATATTAAATCCCTGCGGGGTGTTAGTATCTTCTTTGATATGCAGCAGGAATTACAATTGTTCGATGTAACTGGGGAACTTGAAAATATCCACCAGCCCACCCTGATTATCTTTGGTGAAAAAGACCCGTTAATGGAAGGCGGTCGCCTGCTCAAAGGGATAAGACAATCCAGGTTCTCTGTGATACCATCTGCTAAACACCTGCCGTTCCTGGAAGATGAGAAATACTTCAACATGGTGGTTCGGGAATTCCTTACAGGTAAAATGTTATGA
- the iorA gene encoding indolepyruvate ferredoxin oxidoreductase subunit alpha — MPKSNIRYQLGNHAIAQALYDSGVDLVSGYPGTPSSEIIEALARLKPDCHVEWSVNEKVALEVAIGASWSGARSAATMKHVGLNVASDPFMTLAYAGVKGGLVIISADDPGCHSSQNEQDNRRYAQFACIPCLDPATPQEACDMVSYAFNFSEKYEMPVILRPTTRVCHGKSDITISETEKPGKKIGFEKRPQQWVMLPAHARVRHKVLMEKQDIMAETLSSSKWNQLDIIKGAELGIIASGVASVYAREALDRLGIKASFLKISTYPVPINLIEQLLDSVGQLPDQVGQVLVIEELEPVVEEAVMSISGTRNVDVHGKDMVPRNGELNVSIVEAAISKFAGLDHTPHVPEGLSVELPNRPPVMCPGCPHRATYYAMKKAFGNSAVFPGDIGCYTLGVQMGTMDTCLCMGASITTASGIYHAGETEPICCSIGDSTFLHTGIPGLLNAVYNGADITVTILDNRTTAMTGHQPNPGTGLNVLGDATFMASLEDISKSCGVEFVEATDPFDVKETIHVFKQAREHKGTAVVISRQECIITARRRGIRLTPFTVDPDECQGCKACIRFGCPASSFVESTEEGQKGKALIGELCVGCGVCAQVCPFDAIKEVSK; from the coding sequence ATGCCAAAAAGTAATATTCGCTACCAGTTAGGTAATCATGCTATTGCACAGGCATTATACGATAGCGGGGTGGACCTTGTATCAGGTTATCCAGGCACCCCTTCATCTGAGATCATCGAGGCCCTTGCCCGGTTGAAACCGGATTGTCATGTGGAATGGTCCGTAAATGAGAAAGTTGCGCTGGAAGTGGCCATCGGTGCCTCATGGTCAGGGGCCCGCAGCGCAGCTACTATGAAACACGTAGGTCTTAACGTAGCATCGGACCCGTTCATGACCCTTGCATATGCAGGCGTTAAAGGCGGCCTGGTCATAATCTCTGCCGATGATCCCGGATGCCATTCGTCCCAGAACGAGCAGGATAACAGGCGGTATGCACAATTTGCCTGCATACCCTGCCTGGACCCGGCCACGCCGCAGGAAGCCTGCGATATGGTGTCCTATGCTTTTAATTTCTCAGAGAAGTATGAGATGCCAGTGATACTTCGCCCCACCACCAGGGTGTGTCACGGCAAATCCGACATTACAATATCTGAAACTGAAAAACCAGGCAAAAAGATTGGTTTTGAGAAGAGACCGCAGCAGTGGGTGATGCTCCCTGCCCATGCCAGGGTGCGCCATAAAGTGCTAATGGAAAAACAGGATATAATGGCTGAAACACTTAGTTCTTCAAAATGGAACCAACTGGATATTATTAAGGGCGCTGAACTGGGGATCATCGCGTCGGGTGTGGCATCGGTCTATGCCAGGGAGGCCTTGGACCGGCTCGGTATCAAGGCATCCTTTTTGAAAATATCTACTTATCCGGTGCCCATTAACCTGATAGAACAATTACTGGACTCGGTGGGACAACTGCCGGACCAGGTGGGACAGGTACTGGTGATAGAGGAGCTGGAACCTGTTGTGGAAGAGGCCGTAATGTCAATATCGGGTACAAGGAACGTGGATGTGCATGGAAAAGACATGGTTCCAAGGAACGGGGAACTGAATGTATCGATCGTGGAAGCTGCCATCTCAAAATTTGCCGGTCTTGACCATACTCCCCATGTACCTGAAGGGTTGTCAGTTGAACTGCCGAACCGTCCACCTGTCATGTGTCCGGGGTGCCCGCACAGGGCCACCTATTATGCCATGAAAAAGGCCTTTGGCAATTCAGCAGTATTCCCTGGCGATATCGGATGCTATACCCTTGGTGTCCAGATGGGGACAATGGATACCTGCCTGTGCATGGGTGCCAGTATCACCACAGCTTCTGGCATATACCATGCAGGTGAGACCGAACCGATCTGCTGTTCCATTGGCGACTCCACCTTTTTGCATACCGGCATTCCCGGGCTGTTGAATGCCGTATACAACGGTGCAGATATCACAGTCACGATCCTGGATAACAGGACCACTGCCATGACCGGGCACCAGCCCAATCCAGGCACAGGATTGAACGTACTGGGTGATGCTACGTTCATGGCCTCACTGGAAGATATTTCAAAGTCGTGCGGTGTGGAGTTTGTTGAGGCGACCGACCCGTTTGATGTAAAAGAAACTATTCATGTGTTCAAACAGGCCAGGGAGCATAAAGGGACGGCAGTGGTCATTTCAAGACAGGAATGCATCATCACGGCCCGCAGGCGTGGAATAAGGCTCACTCCGTTTACAGTCGACCCGGATGAATGCCAGGGCTGCAAGGCATGTATCAGGTTCGGGTGTCCTGCGTCTTCATTCGTTGAATCCACAGAGGAAGGGCAAAAGGGGAAGGCTCTCATCGGTGAACTTTGTGTGGGCTGCGGGGTATGTGCCCAGGTCTGCCCGTTCGATGCTATTAAGGAGGTCTCAAAATGA
- a CDS encoding indolepyruvate oxidoreductase subunit beta encodes MTEFDLVIVGVGGQGTILASDIVGMAAVNEGLPVQASETHGMAQRGGSVINHVRLDCRYGSLIPAGRADAILGLEPAEGLRAIDFLSPDGVVVVNTNPILPITVLSGASEYPEVDAMLGELKGHCKHLVPLDADRIAIEAGHPLTANVALVGALSNFLPLDVGSLEESISNLVPPKTVEVNLKAFRLGRESAGVD; translated from the coding sequence ATGACAGAATTCGACCTGGTAATTGTGGGTGTTGGCGGGCAGGGTACCATACTGGCTTCTGATATAGTGGGCATGGCGGCAGTGAATGAGGGGCTGCCTGTACAGGCTTCTGAGACACATGGCATGGCGCAGCGCGGCGGTTCGGTGATCAATCATGTGAGGCTGGATTGCAGGTACGGCTCACTGATACCTGCGGGCAGGGCCGATGCTATTCTTGGTCTGGAACCGGCAGAGGGGCTAAGAGCCATAGATTTTCTCTCACCGGATGGTGTGGTGGTAGTTAATACAAATCCTATTTTACCAATTACTGTTCTGTCAGGTGCTTCAGAGTACCCTGAGGTGGATGCCATGCTGGGTGAACTGAAGGGGCACTGTAAACACCTGGTGCCTTTGGATGCAGACAGGATAGCAATTGAGGCAGGTCATCCGTTAACAGCTAATGTGGCACTGGTAGGTGCACTTTCTAATTTCCTGCCACTGGATGTCGGGAGCCTTGAAGAGAGTATAAGTAATCTGGTGCCGCCTAAGACAGTGGAAGTGAACCTTAAGGCTTTCAGGCTGGGGCGGGAGTCGGCGGGAGTGGATTAA
- a CDS encoding N-6 DNA methylase: MSKTNGNGEKEKSMESWIWGAACSIRGAADAAKFKEYILPLIFVKRLCDVFDDEIDRIAEKVKRRTKALQLVERDKKLVRFYLPIKPKDPEEERTWDVIRTLSDKIGEKLTNILRDIAKENKDLQGIIDRVDFNATTHGQRDIDDDRLSKLIEKITEKHLGLKDVEPDIIGRSYEYLIRKFAEGSGKSAGEFYTPTEVGFIMAKIMDAESGMEIYDPCCGSGGLLIKCELVMEEKMALSSREKYAPLQLHGQEFTPGTWAMSKMNMVIHDMEGEIEIGDTLKNPKFKDGGKLKTFDRVVANPMWNQSKDSLPYINDDFFINDELERFPAGPCGGKIDWGWIQHIYSSLNDAGRGAVVLDTGAASRGSGNKGGNKEKECRKWFVENDLIEGVIYLPENLFYNTSAPGIIIFLNKAKQHTDKIYLLHAGKEFEKGDPKNYITQEGIERIAETYKGFKEEVKFSRLVEKDEIVKNDYNISPSRYIQVNDAYIYRPIEEIVDELREQESEYTIIDAEVKNILDKLGV; this comes from the coding sequence ATGTCAAAAACAAACGGAAATGGTGAGAAAGAAAAATCCATGGAAAGCTGGATCTGGGGTGCAGCTTGCAGTATTAGAGGTGCGGCTGATGCAGCTAAATTTAAAGAATACATTTTACCATTAATATTTGTAAAACGGCTGTGTGATGTGTTTGATGATGAGATCGATCGCATTGCAGAAAAAGTAAAACGCAGAACCAAAGCCCTGCAATTGGTGGAACGTGATAAAAAATTGGTGCGTTTTTATCTGCCAATAAAGCCCAAAGACCCCGAAGAAGAAAGAACATGGGATGTTATTAGAACGCTGTCTGATAAAATTGGAGAGAAACTCACCAATATTCTTCGTGATATAGCCAAAGAGAACAAAGACCTGCAGGGAATCATTGACCGTGTTGATTTTAATGCAACCACACACGGGCAGCGTGATATTGATGATGACCGTTTAAGCAAACTGATTGAAAAGATTACCGAGAAGCATTTGGGATTGAAAGATGTGGAGCCTGATATTATCGGGCGCAGTTATGAATACCTGATACGCAAGTTTGCCGAGGGCAGCGGAAAAAGTGCCGGAGAGTTCTACACACCTACCGAAGTGGGCTTTATCATGGCAAAGATAATGGATGCCGAGTCTGGCATGGAAATTTATGATCCCTGCTGCGGCAGCGGCGGTTTACTCATTAAATGCGAACTGGTGATGGAAGAAAAAATGGCTTTAAGCTCCAGAGAGAAATATGCACCACTTCAACTGCACGGACAGGAGTTTACGCCTGGCACCTGGGCTATGAGCAAAATGAACATGGTGATACACGACATGGAGGGCGAAATTGAAATTGGCGACACATTGAAAAATCCCAAGTTCAAAGACGGTGGCAAACTGAAGACGTTTGACCGTGTGGTTGCAAATCCCATGTGGAACCAGAGCAAAGACAGCTTACCTTATATCAATGACGATTTTTTTATCAATGATGAATTGGAACGCTTCCCGGCAGGCCCTTGCGGGGGCAAGATTGACTGGGGCTGGATTCAGCATATTTACAGCAGCTTGAATGATGCAGGTAGGGGAGCCGTGGTACTGGATACGGGAGCCGCCAGCCGCGGCAGTGGAAATAAGGGGGGCAACAAAGAAAAAGAGTGCCGCAAATGGTTTGTTGAAAATGACCTGATCGAAGGTGTGATCTACCTGCCTGAAAATTTGTTTTACAATACCTCTGCACCGGGAATTATTATTTTCCTTAACAAAGCCAAGCAGCACACAGACAAGATTTACCTGTTGCATGCCGGTAAAGAGTTTGAAAAGGGTGATCCGAAGAACTACATCACACAGGAAGGTATAGAACGCATTGCTGAAACCTATAAAGGTTTTAAAGAAGAAGTAAAATTTTCCCGTCTGGTTGAGAAGGATGAGATTGTAAAAAATGATTATAATATTTCTCCCAGCCGGTACATTCAGGTTAATGATGCCTACATCTACCGCCCCATTGAAGAGATTGTGGATGAACTTAGGGAACAGGAGAGTGAATATACTATTATTGATGCTGAAGTGAAAAACATTTTAGATAAATTGGGTGTATGA
- a CDS encoding GxxExxY protein, translating into MEPQINADERRLNVMSEGIIGVAFEVSNVLGAGFLEKVYENALNVELNLRD; encoded by the coding sequence ATGGAACCGCAGATAAACGCAGATGAACGCAGATTGAATGTTATGTCTGAGGGAATTATAGGGGTAGCATTTGAAGTTAGCAATGTTCTTGGTGCAGGTTTTCTGGAGAAGGTCTATGAAAATGCCTTGAATGTTGAGCTTAATTTGAGAGATTGA